The proteins below are encoded in one region of Paraburkholderia phenazinium:
- a CDS encoding TetR/AcrR family transcriptional regulator, whose product MDSKHARALTPRKTPRQARSTVTVDAVFEATIQVLLSEGAQRLTTTRVAERAGVSVGTLYQYYPNKQALLYAVMQRHLEHVAAAVEQACERHHHVPLGTMVQGLVHAFVAAKTARVDEARALYLVAAELNAAELVLEISGRTRRATSAMLATATDASFEDLPTVTFMVNSAMVGSTRAVLEGRAPPKMLRVLREQLITLCEAYLKRVALPVTARGEKARKTA is encoded by the coding sequence ATGGATAGCAAGCACGCCCGGGCGCTCACGCCAAGAAAGACGCCACGTCAGGCCCGTTCAACGGTCACCGTCGACGCGGTATTCGAAGCCACCATTCAGGTTTTGCTGAGCGAGGGCGCGCAGCGTCTGACCACCACCCGCGTGGCGGAGCGGGCCGGCGTCTCGGTGGGCACGCTGTACCAGTACTACCCGAACAAGCAGGCGCTTCTCTATGCGGTGATGCAGCGTCACCTTGAACACGTCGCCGCAGCCGTCGAGCAGGCCTGCGAGCGGCATCATCACGTACCGCTCGGTACGATGGTGCAGGGGCTCGTGCATGCATTCGTCGCGGCCAAGACGGCTCGCGTGGACGAAGCCCGGGCGCTGTACCTCGTGGCCGCCGAGCTGAACGCCGCCGAACTGGTGCTAGAGATCTCCGGACGGACGCGGCGCGCGACCTCGGCGATGCTGGCAACGGCGACCGACGCCTCGTTCGAGGATCTGCCGACCGTGACCTTTATGGTCAACAGCGCCATGGTCGGGTCGACCCGTGCGGTGCTCGAGGGCCGCGCGCCGCCGAAAATGCTTCGGGTGCTGCGCGAACAGCTGATCACGCTATGCGAGGCTTATCTGAAGCGCGTGGCGCTGCCCGTGACGGCGCGAGGCGAGAAAGCGCGCAAGACTGCGTGA
- a CDS encoding M3 family metallopeptidase, with the protein MSLSQEANPLLEEWQTPYGLPPFDRILPEHFPAAFDAAMLQHKREIEAIATAAQAPTFENTVAALDACGQLLLRVELVFDNLSSSETSPALQAIELEYSPRLAVHASAIYQNEGLFTRLHALYERRSSLGLSTEQQRLLERFHLDFERAGATLGKDDKARFAAIAEELATLTTQFSQNVLADESSFALTVAGDDLAGLPSFVLAAASQAARERGLPEGAHVITLSPSLAEPFLTFSERRDLREQVWHARRQRGAYAGDHDNRPLTAKIVALRQEQAALLGYATFADYKLADRMAPSVAAVDELLQRAWKPAIAKAQHDREQLTALATELGQPTPIAAWDWRYLSEKVRQKSFAIDDAQVKPYFSLDAMQAAMFDCASRLFGVRFQERHGIPLYHPDVRLWEVTDSEGKMIGVFIGDNFARQTRRSGAWMSILRSQSGRNGGTLPIVLNNNNFAKGSPTLLGFDDIRTLFHEFGHGLHGLLSNVQYERLAGTRVLADFVELPSQLFENWAQEREVLLRHARHVETGEPIPAELLERLQAASRFNQAFTTVQYVGPALMDMALHARTDTTPVDITQFEAEQAEKIGIPEDIGMRHYLPHFKHLFSGDQYAAGYYVYMWAEVLEADGYAAFEETGDPFDRATAERLLKWIYSVGNSIDPGTAFRTFRGREPAVEPMLQKRGLLDAAVPG; encoded by the coding sequence ATGTCCCTCTCGCAAGAAGCCAATCCTCTACTCGAAGAATGGCAAACACCGTACGGCTTACCTCCGTTCGATCGCATTCTCCCTGAGCATTTTCCCGCCGCCTTCGACGCCGCGATGCTTCAGCACAAGCGCGAAATCGAAGCCATTGCCACGGCCGCGCAGGCCCCCACCTTTGAGAACACCGTAGCCGCGCTCGACGCGTGCGGCCAATTGCTACTCCGCGTCGAACTGGTGTTCGACAATCTCTCGTCGAGCGAAACCTCGCCCGCGTTGCAGGCCATCGAGCTTGAGTATTCGCCGCGTCTGGCGGTGCATGCAAGCGCGATTTACCAGAACGAAGGTTTGTTCACGCGACTGCACGCTCTTTACGAGCGGCGCAGCAGTCTCGGCTTGTCGACCGAGCAGCAGCGCTTGCTCGAACGCTTTCATCTGGACTTCGAGCGCGCAGGCGCCACGCTCGGCAAAGACGACAAGGCCCGCTTCGCTGCGATTGCCGAAGAACTGGCGACGCTCACCACGCAATTTTCCCAGAACGTGCTCGCCGATGAGTCGTCGTTCGCCTTGACAGTCGCAGGCGACGACCTCGCTGGCTTGCCATCGTTCGTGCTTGCCGCCGCATCGCAGGCGGCGCGTGAGCGCGGGTTGCCCGAGGGCGCTCACGTCATCACGCTGTCGCCTTCGCTTGCCGAGCCGTTCCTGACGTTTTCCGAGCGCCGTGATCTGCGCGAACAGGTCTGGCATGCACGTCGCCAACGCGGTGCCTATGCGGGCGATCACGATAACCGCCCGTTGACCGCGAAGATCGTTGCGCTGCGGCAGGAGCAGGCCGCGCTGCTCGGTTACGCGACGTTTGCCGACTACAAGCTGGCCGATCGCATGGCGCCTTCGGTGGCGGCTGTCGATGAACTGCTGCAGCGTGCGTGGAAGCCTGCTATCGCCAAGGCGCAGCATGATCGCGAACAACTGACGGCGCTGGCTACTGAACTGGGGCAGCCGACGCCGATTGCCGCGTGGGACTGGCGTTATCTGTCCGAGAAGGTGCGGCAGAAAAGCTTTGCCATCGACGATGCCCAGGTCAAGCCGTATTTCTCGCTCGATGCAATGCAGGCTGCGATGTTCGATTGCGCGTCGCGGCTCTTTGGCGTGCGCTTCCAGGAACGCCACGGCATCCCGCTCTATCATCCCGATGTCCGCCTGTGGGAAGTGACGGACTCCGAAGGAAAGATGATCGGCGTGTTCATCGGCGACAACTTCGCGCGGCAGACCAGGCGAAGCGGCGCGTGGATGAGCATCCTGCGCTCCCAGTCGGGCCGCAACGGCGGTACGCTGCCGATCGTGCTGAACAACAACAACTTCGCGAAGGGCTCGCCGACGCTGCTCGGCTTCGACGACATCCGCACGCTGTTCCACGAGTTCGGACACGGCCTGCATGGGCTGCTGTCGAACGTGCAGTATGAGCGGCTCGCGGGCACGCGAGTACTCGCGGACTTCGTGGAACTGCCGTCGCAACTGTTCGAGAACTGGGCCCAGGAGCGCGAGGTGCTATTGCGTCACGCCCGGCACGTTGAAACCGGTGAACCAATTCCGGCGGAACTGCTTGAGCGCCTGCAGGCCGCAAGCCGCTTCAACCAGGCCTTCACGACCGTGCAGTATGTTGGCCCGGCGTTGATGGACATGGCCTTGCATGCGCGAACCGATACCACGCCGGTGGATATCACGCAGTTCGAAGCGGAGCAGGCTGAAAAGATCGGCATTCCTGAAGATATCGGCATGCGTCACTATCTGCCGCATTTCAAGCACCTGTTTTCCGGGGACCAGTACGCGGCGGGCTACTACGTCTATATGTGGGCCGAGGTGCTCGAGGCCGACGGCTACGCGGCGTTCGAAGAGACGGGCGATCCGTTCGATCGCGCGACTGCGGAGCGTTTGCTGAAGTGGATCTACAGCGTGGGCAATTCGATCGATCCGGGTACAGCGTTCAGGACGTTCCGTGGGCGCGAGCCAGCGGTCGAGCCGATGCTGCAAAAGCGTGGTCTGCTCGACGCGGCTGTGCCGGGTTGA
- a CDS encoding GNAT family N-acetyltransferase: MNPSHTVRKARPTDLPMVYKGELNYIQTIEPEHEQRWKDAMHSHLRQWTGALERMSVVEQDGVPVGYCFWEIIDDAACLASIHVVPELRQRGLGRLLLDHYMNDARTQGFAKLTLSVFRGNPAQFLYESAGFQCVRKGEEYVDYVYPDVTASTED; the protein is encoded by the coding sequence GTGAATCCCAGCCATACCGTCAGAAAAGCACGGCCTACCGATCTCCCGATGGTCTACAAGGGTGAGCTGAACTACATCCAGACGATCGAACCCGAGCACGAGCAGCGTTGGAAAGATGCGATGCATTCGCATCTGCGGCAGTGGACCGGTGCGCTCGAGCGCATGTCCGTCGTCGAGCAGGATGGCGTGCCGGTTGGATACTGCTTCTGGGAGATCATCGACGATGCGGCGTGTCTCGCATCGATCCACGTGGTGCCCGAATTGCGGCAACGCGGACTGGGCCGGCTGCTCCTCGATCACTACATGAACGACGCGCGCACGCAGGGCTTTGCGAAACTGACGTTGAGCGTGTTCCGCGGTAATCCGGCCCAGTTTCTGTACGAGTCGGCCGGATTTCAATGCGTAAGGAAAGGCGAGGAGTACGTGGACTACGTCTATCCGGATGTCACGGCGTCAACCGAGGACTAG
- a CDS encoding SDR family oxidoreductase yields MQSSSSQIALVTGANKGIGLEIVGTLARKGIRVLLGARNAKLGGAAAAQLKEEGLDVQFIELDLGRPETLRDAAAWIEKHAGKLDVLVNNAGIAVAGDGPPTKADIDTVRRVFETNFFGTLAVTQAMLPLVRKSEAGRIVNVSSGLGSITLNGDPAWEFASVKFLGYNASKAALNMLTVQLAAELRDTPIKVNSADPGFTATDLNQHRGYQTIEQGAAEAIRLALLAEDGPTGGFFNSSGANPW; encoded by the coding sequence ATGCAAAGTTCATCGTCACAAATCGCGCTGGTCACAGGCGCCAACAAGGGAATCGGACTGGAAATCGTGGGGACGCTGGCGCGCAAAGGCATTCGCGTGCTGCTCGGCGCACGCAACGCCAAACTCGGCGGCGCAGCCGCTGCGCAGTTGAAGGAAGAGGGTTTGGATGTGCAATTCATCGAACTCGATCTCGGCCGTCCCGAGACTCTGCGGGACGCGGCCGCGTGGATCGAAAAGCATGCCGGCAAGCTCGACGTGCTTGTGAACAATGCGGGCATCGCCGTTGCAGGCGACGGTCCGCCGACCAAAGCGGATATCGATACCGTACGGCGCGTCTTCGAGACCAACTTCTTCGGCACGCTTGCGGTTACGCAGGCCATGCTACCGCTTGTGCGAAAGTCGGAAGCCGGGCGCATCGTCAACGTGTCCAGCGGGCTGGGTTCGATCACGTTGAATGGCGATCCCGCCTGGGAGTTTGCGAGCGTCAAGTTTCTGGGCTACAACGCCTCCAAGGCCGCGCTGAACATGCTCACAGTGCAACTCGCCGCCGAACTGCGCGACACGCCGATCAAGGTAAATTCAGCGGATCCTGGCTTTACCGCGACCGATCTCAATCAGCATCGCGGCTATCAAACCATCGAACAGGGAGCGGCCGAAGCGATTCGTCTTGCCTTGCTGGCGGAAGACGGACCCACCGGCGGGTTCTTCAATTCGAGCGGGGCGAACCCGTGGTGA
- a CDS encoding NADP-dependent isocitrate dehydrogenase has product MSTSPKIIYTLTDEAPALATYSLLPIVKAFTRSSNVAVETRDISLAGRIIAVFPDYLTAEQKGSDDLAELGALTTRPEANIIKLPNISASVPQLKAAIAELRDQGYKLPSYPDVATTDEEKDVKARYDKIKGSAVNPVLREGNSDRRAPLSVKNYARKHPHKMGAWSADSKSHVAHMNNGDFYGSEKSALIGAAGNVKIELTAADGSKTVLKEKTAVKAGEIIDASVLSKKALSSFIEAQIADAKANNVLFSVHLKATMMKVSDPIIFGIVVSVFYKDVLAKHADALAKVGFNPNNGIGDLYARLKDLPEQTRDAIEADIKAQYEQRPHLAMVNSDKGITSLHVPSDVIVDASMPAMIRESGKMWGADGALHDAKAVIPDRCYADVYQAVIEDCKKHGAFDPVTMGSVPNVGLMAQAAEEYGSHDKTFQIKANGVVRVTDEAGTVLLEQKVEEGDIFRMCQTKDAPIQDWVKLAVNRARASNTPAVFWLDAARAHDAQIIKKVETYLKDHDTSGLDIRILTPVEATKFSIDRIRAGKDTISVTGNVLRDYLTDLFPIMELGTSAKMLSIVPLMEGGGLFETGAGGSAPKHVQQLVEEGFLRWDSLGEFLALAASLEHLSNAYHNPKAQVLAKTLDQATGKFLDNDKSPARKVGGIDNRGSHFYLALYWAEALAAQTEDAQLQAQFAGVAKELAANEAKIVEELAAVQGKPADIGGYYRPNTDLTSKAMRPSATLNAIVDAVA; this is encoded by the coding sequence ATGTCTACATCGCCGAAGATCATCTACACCCTTACCGACGAAGCGCCGGCTCTGGCGACCTACTCGCTGCTGCCGATTGTGAAGGCTTTCACGCGCTCATCGAACGTCGCTGTGGAAACACGCGACATCTCGCTGGCCGGCCGCATCATCGCCGTGTTCCCGGACTATCTGACTGCGGAACAGAAAGGGTCCGACGATCTCGCCGAACTCGGCGCGCTGACCACCCGTCCCGAAGCGAACATCATCAAGCTGCCGAACATCAGCGCTTCGGTGCCGCAACTGAAGGCCGCGATCGCCGAACTGCGCGATCAGGGCTACAAGCTGCCGTCCTATCCGGATGTCGCGACGACCGACGAAGAGAAAGACGTCAAGGCCCGCTACGACAAGATCAAGGGCTCGGCCGTGAACCCGGTGCTGCGCGAAGGCAATTCGGATCGCCGGGCGCCGTTGTCGGTCAAGAACTACGCCCGCAAGCATCCGCACAAGATGGGTGCATGGAGCGCGGACTCGAAGTCGCACGTCGCGCACATGAACAACGGCGATTTCTACGGCAGCGAAAAATCCGCGTTGATCGGCGCAGCCGGCAACGTGAAGATCGAACTGACTGCCGCTGATGGCAGCAAGACGGTTCTGAAAGAAAAGACCGCGGTGAAGGCTGGCGAAATCATCGATGCTTCGGTACTGAGCAAGAAAGCGCTGAGCAGCTTCATCGAAGCGCAGATCGCCGACGCGAAGGCCAACAACGTGCTGTTCTCGGTGCACCTGAAGGCCACCATGATGAAGGTCTCGGACCCGATCATCTTCGGCATCGTGGTCTCGGTGTTCTACAAGGACGTGCTGGCCAAACACGCGGATGCGCTGGCGAAGGTCGGCTTCAATCCGAACAACGGTATCGGCGACCTGTACGCGCGCCTGAAGGATCTGCCGGAGCAAACGCGGGACGCGATCGAAGCCGACATCAAGGCGCAATACGAACAACGTCCGCATCTGGCGATGGTTAACTCGGACAAGGGCATCACGAGCCTGCATGTACCGAGCGACGTGATCGTCGACGCGTCGATGCCTGCCATGATCCGCGAGTCGGGCAAGATGTGGGGGGCCGATGGCGCGCTGCACGACGCCAAGGCAGTGATTCCGGACCGTTGCTATGCCGACGTGTATCAGGCTGTGATCGAAGACTGCAAGAAGCATGGCGCGTTCGATCCGGTCACGATGGGCAGCGTGCCCAACGTCGGCCTGATGGCGCAAGCGGCGGAAGAATACGGCTCACACGACAAGACATTCCAGATCAAGGCGAACGGTGTGGTCCGCGTGACCGACGAAGCCGGCACTGTCCTGCTCGAGCAGAAGGTTGAGGAAGGCGACATCTTCCGCATGTGTCAGACCAAGGACGCGCCGATCCAGGATTGGGTCAAGCTGGCGGTGAACCGCGCCCGCGCGAGCAACACGCCAGCCGTGTTCTGGCTGGACGCAGCCCGCGCGCACGATGCGCAGATCATCAAGAAGGTCGAAACGTACCTGAAGGACCACGACACGAGCGGTCTGGATATCCGTATCCTGACGCCGGTCGAAGCCACGAAGTTCTCGATCGACCGCATTCGTGCCGGCAAGGACACGATCTCGGTCACCGGCAACGTGCTGCGTGACTACCTGACCGACCTGTTCCCGATCATGGAGCTGGGCACGAGCGCGAAGATGCTGTCGATCGTGCCGCTGATGGAAGGTGGCGGCCTGTTCGAAACGGGCGCTGGCGGTTCGGCGCCGAAGCACGTGCAGCAGCTCGTCGAAGAAGGCTTCCTGCGTTGGGACTCGCTCGGCGAATTCCTGGCGCTCGCCGCTTCGCTCGAACATCTGAGCAACGCGTATCACAACCCGAAGGCGCAGGTTCTGGCGAAGACGCTCGACCAGGCTACCGGCAAGTTCCTCGACAACGACAAGTCGCCGGCGCGCAAGGTTGGCGGTATCGACAACCGCGGCAGCCACTTCTACCTGGCCTTGTATTGGGCCGAGGCGCTGGCTGCGCAAACGGAAGACGCTCAGTTGCAGGCTCAGTTCGCTGGTGTGGCGAAAGAACTGGCTGCGAACGAAGCGAAGATCGTTGAGGAACTGGCTGCAGTGCAAGGCAAGCCGGCAGACATCGGCGGTTACTATCGTCCGAATACCGACCTGACGAGCAAGGCCATGCGTCCGAGCGCGACGCTCAACGCGATCGTGGATGCGGTTGCGTAA